In the Candidatus Cloacimonas sp. genome, one interval contains:
- a CDS encoding ROK family protein has protein sequence MNIFLGIDIGGSGFKYGWGNCEEGLHYYKTIPLPRKNINDFFSVAREMFNDVNLRLGLDKLKGIGIGLPGAIDKRTGYVNGNNPNLPFWVNHHPGEILPEHCNIPFTYDNDANLMALAEATAQNKQNVIGVTIGSGIGCGIIAEGRIFHGANGFAGELGHICIMDNGLRCNCGKNGCLEAYTSAEGLHMRLALKNARYAELDLPAIIAIRDTDALVGEYLKEGQHLLSASLAALATCLDPEAIIIGGGAMDLGLYYIEEIEKEILSALPASHSARIKVSKAINGNKAGVLGAIKLIEDKFNSN, from the coding sequence GGATAGACATAGGCGGTTCAGGATTTAAATACGGTTGGGGGAACTGTGAAGAAGGTTTACACTATTATAAAACAATTCCTCTTCCCAGAAAGAATATAAACGATTTCTTTAGCGTAGCCAGGGAAATGTTTAATGATGTTAACCTCAGGTTAGGGCTGGATAAGCTGAAGGGAATTGGTATTGGACTTCCTGGTGCTATAGATAAGCGGACGGGGTATGTAAACGGAAATAATCCAAACTTGCCTTTTTGGGTAAATCATCATCCTGGAGAAATACTTCCGGAACACTGTAATATTCCTTTTACTTACGATAACGATGCCAATTTAATGGCTTTAGCTGAAGCCACTGCTCAGAATAAGCAAAATGTTATTGGAGTTACAATTGGCAGCGGAATCGGTTGCGGGATTATAGCTGAAGGCAGAATATTTCACGGAGCTAATGGTTTTGCCGGAGAACTGGGTCATATTTGTATTATGGATAATGGCTTACGATGCAATTGCGGGAAAAATGGTTGTTTGGAAGCATATACTTCGGCTGAAGGTTTGCACATGCGTTTGGCATTAAAAAATGCCCGTTATGCGGAATTGGATTTACCTGCTATAATAGCTATCAGAGATACCGATGCTTTGGTTGGTGAATATCTAAAAGAAGGTCAGCATCTTTTATCTGCCTCGCTGGCAGCTCTTGCCACCTGTCTTGATCCGGAAGCAATAATTATTGGTGGTGGCGCAATGGATTTGGGATTATATTATATAGAAGAGATAGAAAAGGAAATATTAAGTGCTTTGCCTGCTTCTCATAGTGCGAGGATAAAGGTTTCAAAAGCTATAAATGGCAATAAAGCAGGTGTTTTGGGAGCCATAAAACTGATTGAAGATAAGTTTAACAGCAATTAG